Within Candidatus Zixiibacteriota bacterium, the genomic segment GGGAAGGATATAATAGAACAATAGTCATTACATATAAGATTAAAATTGGTTTGTTCGGTGATGTTGAGGACTTCCAACTGCTGGGACCCTCCGGCAATAATGAGATTGATTCACTGGCTGCCATAGCTTTGAAAAATACGATATTCAATATGGATGATATAAGCAATCTGGCCATGATGGATGGTTATTTCCGTTATGATATGAGGTTAGTGCCTCCCAACCCGCGTGATTATTGGGACGATCCCAGAAGATAAATTCATAATGAAATTTTCCAGGTTTACTACAATTGAAGAGAAGGTTCACCTGACAGACAAAATATTTGTCTTGCGATTATCATGTCCTGAAATTGCCTCAATTGCCAAGCCCGGACAGTTTGTTCAGTTGAGGCTTGCCAATTATGGAGCGTATCTCTGGCCCCGCCCTTTTTCAATTCATCAGGCAAAAGATGGCATTATATCGCTGACTATTAAAAGGTGCGGCGCAATCACCAACAGGCTGTCGCGGCTTGACAAAGGCGATAATGTTTATACTACCGGTCCGCTTGGCAACCGCTTTAATATACCATCTCAATGGAAGCCGATTTACTTAGTTGCCGGCGGAGTAGGTTTGCCGCCATTGCATTTTTTATGCGAAACCCTGCTTAAAAATGGCTGTCCTGCCGAATATATTCATTTTTTCTCAGGCGCCGGGTGTGCCGATGATTTATTTGCGGACGAGGAGATTAAATCTCTTGGCGTTAATTACATTTTAACTACTGATGACGGCAGCGCCGGCGTAAAAGGATTTATCACAAAACCTCTCGAAGAGAAAATAGCCGAGTTTATAAATACCGACATCAGCCAAAGACCGATTATTTATAGTTGCGGGCCGATGCCAATGCTAAAAAAGATAGCCGAAATATGTTCTGGATTTGAATGTTATGTTTCATTAGAACAGCTTATGCCTTGCGGGTGGGGTGTTTGCAATGGTTGTGCCGTGAAAGTTGTTAATAGAAATAACTCAGCCGTTGAGGATGAGAGAGGTTTCAGGCTTGCCAGAGTCTGCAAGGAGGGACCTATGTTTGAAGCATCGGAGATATTATGGGAGTGAATCTTGAGATAAATATCGCCGGTATAAAGCTTGCCAATCCGATACTGACCGCCTCCGGTTGTTTTGGCTATGGCGAGGAAGCGGCCGAATTTTTCAGCCTTGATAAGCTGGGTGGGATAGTAACCAAATCGATAACCCCGCTTCCAAGAACAGGCCATCCGCCGCCAAAAGTAGTGGAAACAGCCTGCGGTATGCTCAATGCAATCGGTTTGACAAATGTCGGCTTGGATAAATTTATCGGCGATAAGATGCCTTTTTTAAGGAAATGCAAATCTGCTGTTATAGTCAATATCGCCGGCGCATCAGTTGATGATTATGTTTTGATGGCTGAGAGGGTATCCGATCAAGAGGGTGTTGATGCAATCGAAGTTAACATTTCCTGTCCGAATGTAGAATCCGGCGGTATGGAATTCGGCGCCACTGCCGAGGGCGCCGCGAAAGTAATCAGTGCTGTAAAAAAAGTCAGCCGCGTGCCTGTTATACCGAAACTGTCGCCTAATGTTACAAACATCATTGCCATTGCCAAGGCTATCGAGAATGCCGGAGCTGATGCTGTCTCGCTTATTAATACGCTTGTTGGCACCGCTATTAATATTGAAACAAAGCAGTTTAAGTTGTCAAACAGGTTTGGCGGATTGTCCGGTCCTGCAATCAAGCCTGTTGCGCTAAGCATGGTATATAAAGTCGCTTCCAATGTGAATATACCGGTTATCGGATTAGGCGGAATCTTATCAGGCAATGATGTGATTGAGTTTATGCTGGCGGGAGCATCCGCGGTGCAGATTGGCACTGCCTGTTTTGCCGAACCCGAAATATTTTTGAGAGTGATTGATGAGATAATGGAATACCTGGAATATTATAAAGTAAGCGATATAAATCAAATTATTGGCGCCGCAGGAAAGAATTAAATGAATTTTAAAGAAAAATTACTAAGGATTGCAGACAACAATAAAAGCTGGCTATGTATAGGGCTTGATCCCGACCTGAATAAACTTCCTGATACGCTACCTAAAAGCATTGATGGGATATCGCAATTCCTTAAAATGGTTATTGGTGCTACCAAAGATATCGTTTGCGCCTATAAGCCAAACTCAGCTTTTTACGAGCAGTTTGGCGCTGAGGGGATATCTCTTCTAAAAGAAATTATTGATTATATCCCCAATGATATTCCTGTTATTCTTGACGCTAAAAGAGGAGATATCGGCAATACCTCAAGGATGTATGCTATTTCGGCATTTGAGCGGCTTAATGTCGATGCGTTAACTGTTAATCCGTATATGGGCTATGATTGCGTTAAGCCGTTTCTCGAATACAAGGATAAGGGCGTTATCATTCTTTGTTTGACCTCGAATCCATCAGCGTCTGATTTTCAGAAGCGTCAGGTGAATGATGATTCCAAGATTTCCAAGATGGTTTATGAGCTGGTTGCGGATAAAGCATTAGCCTGGAATGATAACGATAATATTAGCTTGGTAATTGGCGCGACCTCGCCTTTAGAGCTTGGTAAAATCAGAAATAGTGTCGGGGACGACATCCCGATTCTTATCCCCGGAGTCGGCGCTCAGGGCGGTAACCTTGAAGCCTCATTGAAAGCGGGATGCAACTCGCATAATCAATTGGCGATAATTAATGTATCGCGGTCTGTTTTATATGCCTCGAGAGAAGATGATTTTGCGGACAAGTCGAGAGAAAAAGCAATGGAATTGGTTTCGCGGATGCGTGATTTGCTTTTTTAAGAACGGTTTTTTTAATCCACATTTTGTAATTGAACATAAATAAAATTTGACAGATTTTGTAACAAATATTATTATGATGAATAAGTGATGATAATATCATATTTCTAATAATTAGCATTTTATTAGGATGTTTATTAGGAATTCGTTTACAGGTTATAATATTCAGTAAGGGGATTTATTATGAAAGGTTATCTTGAGTATTTAGACACTCTTAATTTCAGTTATATAACTGATGATCAACCTAAAATGGTTCCAAAACTAAAAGAAGCTAAAGTTAGACTCGTGCTTTACTCAGTATTTTATGAAATAGTTTTTTCCCCTAATCAAATTTTAGATCTTTTGCCGCTTAGAGAGATATTTCGTGAATCTGACCAATTGTTTAAATTGCCTTTCGATTTTCATATTGATAGAGACATTTATAGACAACATAACCCATTTGAGAAACAGCTTATAAAAATGCTAAGAAGAAGCGGAACACAAGCTATTCTTTTTTCGTCGATTCCCTATGGTACAGAGAAAGCTCTTGAATGGGGACAATTTATCGAAACCGCTGGAAATATTTCTGACAGTGATTTACTTACAGAGGCGATCAAGGATGATTTTTATCCCGATATTGTTGAATGGGTAAAAAAACTCGATCAAGATAATGATCGCAAAATAATGATTAAACCTTTTGCGGTTGAATATAAATATGGGGAATTATTTACTGATTATAGGAATAGCGTTTTATCTAAAGATGAGTATCAAGGGCTTCCGGAACCGCAAACTCGCAGCCAAGCAATTCAACTTATAGATAAAATATTTCCTGGCAAAATGAAAAGCAAATTAGCAATCCCCAATTTTATCTCAAATATTCAGTACGGTATTGGCACTGATTCCAGACTAATTCTTGAAAATACGCCGCTTTTCACTTTTAACGACAGAGATAATTATACTGATAATTATGCTAGAGTAACTATAAATATTAAAGAGTTGCTTGATATAATACCATCTGCTAAAACTACAATAGATAGCACAGAATGGAGCAAAATTATTGAAGCTCTTAATACTTCAAAAGAGGAAATAAAAGTCGGCTGGTATTATATTAATACGAAAAGAGATGAAAGGCTTGCTAAGAAACATTTTAAGAAGGGTCTTATAACATTTCTGAAAAATATAGGTGTAGAAAAGGTAACTTTAGGAGACTATATCGATTTAAAACTCAATGTCTTACTACCATCTCCTGAAAATCCATCATGGGGTTTTAATCTTAGTTTAAAGGAAAGTATAGACTTCTTCACTAAGCTTATTAAAAGAGGTTTCAAAGGGATTGATAAATTTATAATTATAAAACCGAATTAAATTCATGAGCAACTATTATAAAATGATTGGCGCACATCGCCGCGTGCCGCTTGCATGAATTGCTATTTTAGCTTCCTATCATACAACCGGTAGCGTTTGTATGGCACAGCGCCCATCATCAAAAGAGCGCGATTCATCAGCACATTATCCTCAAGTATCCATGATAACTCAGCCCAATGATAGCCTTTTTTTACGCCGTTATTATAAGTGTCAAGGTAGAATATATTATCGATACCAAGCTTCTGATATTTAGGCACAATTCCCAATGCCAGAAAACGAATGCCGTCAATGCCTTTTTTGATTTTAGTATGCCATAAAAATTTGAACAAACCGAATGGAAACAGCCTGCCGTTCATAGCCTGAAATACCTGATTATAATCAGGGAGCGCAAGAGAGAAGCCTGCCGGATTGCCATCCACAAAGGCAAAATACACGATATCGGGATCGAGGATTTTCTTGAAATCATCGGCAGTATGATCAATCTCCTCCTTAGTCATCGGCACAAAACCCCAGTTACGGCTCCAGGCGGCATTATAAATTTCCCTTACCAATTGAAGGTCGCGCTCGAAATTGGAGACATCAATAGTCCTGACTTCAATTTTGTATTTTTTTTTCACAATCTTTGCTACTCGCGCCGCTTTCTCGGGAATTTGCTTACTGTCATCAAGATAATATGCCAGCAGGTCTTTAATCTTAACAAAGCCGTTAGCCTCTGCCAGCTTGAGATAATAGGAATGATTATACGGCATCATAAAAACCGGTCGCTTATCGAAGCTATCGGCTAAAAATCCCCAGTCATCGTTGCTGGAGAAATTAGCCGGGCCGCGAAGAATATCCATGCCGGCGATTTTCACATACTCGGAGGCAACATTAAAAAGCTCGCCTGCCAAACCGGTATCATCAGGGCAATCGAAAAAGCCGAAAAAGCCGGTTCTTTCTTTATTGACCTCATTATGGCGATTATTCACGATGCCGGCTATCCGGGCAACCGGATTGTTGTTTTTATAAGCCGTAAATAATTTGGCCTCAGAATGCAGAAAGAATGGATTCTTTGATTTATCGAAAATCTTGCGGCTTTCGGATATTAATTGCGGTACCCAACAGGAATTGCCTTTATAGAGGTTAAAAGGAACTTTAATGAAATCGTTAATATCAGATTTGGTCGATACTTCTTTTATTTTATACTGGTTCATATTTTTTTACCCCATTGGATTTCGGGCGAAATAAAATCCCGTGCATTGTCTTTTAATCAAGCTAATGTATAATTCTTCTTTACAAACAATCATGTAAGCTTTAAATAACTCCGAATTTTTTGCCGGTTTTATAGAATATTTCAAGGACTCTATCGAGTTGTTCATTAGTATGATTGGCAGTATAACTTGTTCTTATAAGCGCCTGTCCCAGCTGTACTGCAGGAGAAACAACCGGATTGGTAAACAACCCGGCATCCGTTAAATCTTTCCAGAACTGGAAGGTTTTCATATCCTCGCCGATATAAATCGGGATAATTGGCGTTTCACTAGCGCCAATGTCAAACCCCATGTTCTTAAATTCATGGTGCATGCGATGAGTAATCTCCCACAGGCGATGGCGTCGTTCCGGCTCTTCCCGTAATATTTCAAGTGTGGCTAAAACCGCAGCTACAGCAGCTGGCGGCGGTGAGGCGGAAAATATAAGCGCCCGGGAAAAATGCTTGATATAATGAATGACTTCCTCAGCGCCGACAATATAACCGCCTATCGATGCGAATGATTTGGAGAATGTTCCCATCACAATATCTACTTTATCCTTAAGGTGGTAATGTTCTGCTGTTCCGCTGCCGTTTTTGCCCAGCACACCAATTGAATGAGCGTCATCGATAAGAGTATTGGCACTATATTTTTCAGCGATTTCAACAAGTCGGGGCAGTTTGACTATATCACCCTCCATCGAGAATACGCCGTCGCTAACTATAAGTTTGCCGCTTTCGGGAGGAACTTTTGCAATAACTCGTTCCAAGTCATCCATATCGTTATGTTTGTATTTTATCGTATTGCCAAATGACAGTCGACAGCCGTCAACAATAGAGGCATGGTCAGATCTATCAGCAAAAATGTATTCCGATTTACTAACTATCGCTGGTATTGTGCCAAGATTGGTTTGCATGCCTGTGGAAAATATCAGCGCAGTTTCAAATCCCATAAATTCGGCCAGTTTATTTTCAAGCTCAACATGCAGATCAAGCGTGCCGTTTAAAAAACGCGAACCGGTGCATCCCGATCCATATTTATCAACAGCCTTATGAATTCTTTCGAGAACCTTCGGATGATTGGTCAAACCAAGATAATTATTCGAACCAATCATTATGGTTTTTTTTCCACTAATTGTAACTTCTGTATCCGGTGCTGATGATATTTCTCGAAAATACGGGTAATACCCTGCCTGTTGGACTTCCCTCGCAGCAGTGAACTTGCGGCACTTATCAAACAAACTCATTAGTCTCTCCAATATTTATGGGCAGTTATCCAAAACATCCCTTAAATCCCTTTTAACAATATACTAAATATTGCTAACATTTGATAGAAATGTCAAGTTGTAAATGATTATGAGTTTTCCTGAAAATTCTATATCACACACAGGCATTAATAAGCAGGACTTTCCAGGCCTGCACTGAGGCTGAAAAGTCTCAGCTATTAAGGGTTACAGGAGTGTTTGGCAGCAATTAATTTTCACTACCATCCGGCCTTTTCCATAGAGTTCTTTAAATATTATCCAATCAGCAAAATTTGCTTGATTTGCAACCCATAAAGCAACAAGATGTTGGGCAACTCCGACAAACATCGACATTTCACTTTTTGCATTGCATAATATTTCATGCCTGTCCGCCGACAGGAGGAATTAGATTTCAGAAGTCGATTCTTATTCGATGATTATACATTTACGTTATTATAGCATCCGCCTAAGGCAGACAAAAGGCCGGACATTAGTGATTAATTTTAAAAACTATAATTACCGCTTTATTAGCCCGCGGTATTAAAATTTTAACATATGTTTCTTCTATCAG encodes:
- a CDS encoding dihydroorotate dehydrogenase electron transfer subunit, encoding MKFSRFTTIEEKVHLTDKIFVLRLSCPEIASIAKPGQFVQLRLANYGAYLWPRPFSIHQAKDGIISLTIKRCGAITNRLSRLDKGDNVYTTGPLGNRFNIPSQWKPIYLVAGGVGLPPLHFLCETLLKNGCPAEYIHFFSGAGCADDLFADEEIKSLGVNYILTTDDGSAGVKGFITKPLEEKIAEFINTDISQRPIIYSCGPMPMLKKIAEICSGFECYVSLEQLMPCGWGVCNGCAVKVVNRNNSAVEDERGFRLARVCKEGPMFEASEILWE
- a CDS encoding N-acetyltransferase, translating into MNQYKIKEVSTKSDINDFIKVPFNLYKGNSCWVPQLISESRKIFDKSKNPFFLHSEAKLFTAYKNNNPVARIAGIVNNRHNEVNKERTGFFGFFDCPDDTGLAGELFNVASEYVKIAGMDILRGPANFSSNDDWGFLADSFDKRPVFMMPYNHSYYLKLAEANGFVKIKDLLAYYLDDSKQIPEKAARVAKIVKKKYKIEVRTIDVSNFERDLQLVREIYNAAWSRNWGFVPMTKEEIDHTADDFKKILDPDIVYFAFVDGNPAGFSLALPDYNQVFQAMNGRLFPFGLFKFLWHTKIKKGIDGIRFLALGIVPKYQKLGIDNIFYLDTYNNGVKKGYHWAELSWILEDNVLMNRALLMMGAVPYKRYRLYDRKLK
- a CDS encoding dihydroorotate dehydrogenase; this translates as MGVNLEINIAGIKLANPILTASGCFGYGEEAAEFFSLDKLGGIVTKSITPLPRTGHPPPKVVETACGMLNAIGLTNVGLDKFIGDKMPFLRKCKSAVIVNIAGASVDDYVLMAERVSDQEGVDAIEVNISCPNVESGGMEFGATAEGAAKVISAVKKVSRVPVIPKLSPNVTNIIAIAKAIENAGADAVSLINTLVGTAINIETKQFKLSNRFGGLSGPAIKPVALSMVYKVASNVNIPVIGLGGILSGNDVIEFMLAGASAVQIGTACFAEPEIFLRVIDEIMEYLEYYKVSDINQIIGAAGKN
- a CDS encoding aminotransferase class I/II-fold pyridoxal phosphate-dependent enzyme; translated protein: MSLFDKCRKFTAAREVQQAGYYPYFREISSAPDTEVTISGKKTIMIGSNNYLGLTNHPKVLERIHKAVDKYGSGCTGSRFLNGTLDLHVELENKLAEFMGFETALIFSTGMQTNLGTIPAIVSKSEYIFADRSDHASIVDGCRLSFGNTIKYKHNDMDDLERVIAKVPPESGKLIVSDGVFSMEGDIVKLPRLVEIAEKYSANTLIDDAHSIGVLGKNGSGTAEHYHLKDKVDIVMGTFSKSFASIGGYIVGAEEVIHYIKHFSRALIFSASPPPAAVAAVLATLEILREEPERRHRLWEITHRMHHEFKNMGFDIGASETPIIPIYIGEDMKTFQFWKDLTDAGLFTNPVVSPAVQLGQALIRTSYTANHTNEQLDRVLEIFYKTGKKFGVI
- the pyrF gene encoding orotidine-5'-phosphate decarboxylase, translating into MNFKEKLLRIADNNKSWLCIGLDPDLNKLPDTLPKSIDGISQFLKMVIGATKDIVCAYKPNSAFYEQFGAEGISLLKEIIDYIPNDIPVILDAKRGDIGNTSRMYAISAFERLNVDALTVNPYMGYDCVKPFLEYKDKGVIILCLTSNPSASDFQKRQVNDDSKISKMVYELVADKALAWNDNDNISLVIGATSPLELGKIRNSVGDDIPILIPGVGAQGGNLEASLKAGCNSHNQLAIINVSRSVLYASREDDFADKSREKAMELVSRMRDLLF